One Elgaria multicarinata webbii isolate HBS135686 ecotype San Diego chromosome 6, rElgMul1.1.pri, whole genome shotgun sequence DNA segment encodes these proteins:
- the LOC134400388 gene encoding myogenesis-regulating glycosidase-like, with translation METQPFHRRGKGERLQKEDISGTKFSLGARALQQLHTGGGALLVTGFVLAVLVGCCYRIALKKTDRMKKIEQLDLQQDGLTIGRQNGEVVFRLAFQSGILDLESCSKEENLLTCTGTDKGKFTFILQMVKPENVMMCYYIRWEEHLTNSVVEHKMFWEDAHWYGGYEMSEQHWPIKLPGYQEPMPFVTSDVYAFRNSFGAILERYWLSSKAAAIKINDSVPFHLGFNATERSLVFQARYKDSPYKPPLGQQPFPELSYHICIGSDITSVHKYMARSYFKKPLKVPSENMFKFPIWSTWAMYKKEIDQEKLLEFAQTIQKYHFQYSHIEIDDMYMRNYGDFDFDPLKFPRVTEMFEKLKKDGFAVTLWIHPFIHKNSPNFEEGIKRQLLVTEPIGPFPAMVEWWNGIGAILDFTNPSAREWFQGHLMQLSSKYGISSFKFDAGETCYLPDSFRTFQPLLDPSIWSRLYADMATPFYELAEIRVGYRSQEIPCFVRIIDRDSIWGHELGLKSLIPTALTIGLLGYPFILPDMIGGNFLANKTEGAEDIPNQELYIRWLELSAFMPSMQFSIPPWLYDRRAIDIAQKFTRLRETLVAPLLLESAGKVPETGDPIIRPIWWISPSDESAHQIDSQFLIGDTLMVAPILEMGKRERDIYIPAGKWRSHKGELFEKTPTLAADYPVDLDEVAYFFFVSSVASGTGKGLGDLISDSLG, from the coding sequence ATGGAAACTCAACCCTTCCATCGTCGAGGAAAAGGAGAGAGGTTGCAAAAGGAGGATATCTCCGGTACAAAATTCAGCCTTGGGGCTCGGGCATTGCAGCAGCTTCATACTGGAGGAGGTGCCTTATTAGTGACAGGATTCGTCCTAGCTGTGCTGGTTGGCTGTTGCTACAGGATTGCTCTTAAGAAGACAGACAGGATGAAGAAGATAGAGCAGTTGGACCTACAGCAGGATGGGCTGACCATCGGAAGACAGAACGGAGAGGTGGTCTTCAGGCTGGCCTTCCAATCAGGTATCCTTGACCTGGAGTCTTGCTCCAAGGAAGAGAACCTTTTAACCTGTACTGGGACAGACAAAGGGAAGTTTACCTTTATCTTACAGATGGTCAAGCCTGAGAATGTGATGATGTGCTATTACATCCGCTGGGAAGAGCATTTGACcaactcagtggtggagcacaaaaTGTTCTGGGAGGACGCCCATTGGTACGGAGGCTATGAGATGAGCGAACAGCACTGGCCAATCAAACTCCCAGGATACCAGGAACCCATGCCGTTCGTGACTAGTGATGTGTATGCTTTCCGGAACAGCTTTGGGGCCATCCTGGAGAGGTACTGGCTCTCCTCCAAAGCAGCCGCCATCAAGATTAATGACTCTGTGCCCTTTCACCTAGGGTTCAACGCCACTGAAAGGTCACTTGTTTTCCAAGCCAGGTATAAAGATTCTCCCTATAAGCCTCCTTTGGGTCAGCAACCTTTCCCAGAATTGAGTTACCACATCTGTATAGGTTCAGACATTACCTCTGTCCACAAATACATGGCACGGAGCTATTTCAAAAAACCTTTGAAGGTCCCTTCAGAAAATATGTTCAAATTTCCAATCTGGTCGACATGGGCCATGTACAAAAAAGAGATTGACCAGGAAAAGCTTCTGGAATTTGCCCAAACGATTCAAAAGTACCATTTCCAATACAGCCACATCGAAATAGATGACATGTACATGCGGAATTATGGAGACTTTGACTTTGACCCCTTAAAGTTCCCTCGGGTGACAGAAATGTTTGAAAAGCTGAAGAAAGATGGATTTGCTGTTACCCTCTGGATACACCCCTTTATACATAAAAATTCCCCAAACTTCGAGGAGGGGATAAAGAGGCAGCTTTTGGTCACAGAGCCAATCGGGCCGTTCCCTGCCATGGTTGAGTGGTGGAATGGCATTGGCGCCATATTGGATTTCACCAACCCTTCAGCCAGGGAATGGTTTCAGGGGCACTTGATGCAGCTTTCCTCAAAGTATGGCATCTCATCCTTCAAGTTTGATGCTGGTGAGACGTGCTACCTTCCTGATTCGTTCAGAACCTTCCAGCCATTGCTGGATCCCAGCATCTGGTCCAGGCTTTATGCAGACATGGCCACTCCTTTTTATGAGCTTGCAGAAATCCGTGTTGGGTACCGATCTCAAGAGATCCCTTGTTTTGTTCGAATTATTGACCGGGACTCAATTTGGGGCCACGAGCTTGGACTAAAGTCCTTAATACCCACTGCTTTGACCATTGGCCTTTTGGGCTATCCTTTCATACTCCCCGATATGATTGGTGGAAATTTTCTTGCTAACAAGACAGAAGGTGCAGAAGATATCCCAAACCAGGAGCTATACATTCGCTGGCTGGAATTATCAGCCTTTATGCCATCCATGCAGTTCTCCATCCCACCTTGGCTTTATGACAGAAGAGCAATAGACATTGCACAGAAGTTCACGAGGCTGCGTGAAACTCTAGTTGCTCCCCTCTTGTTGGAGTCGGCTGGCAAGGTCCCAGAAACTGGGGACCCCATCATACGCCCCATCTGGTGGATTTCACCCAGTGACGAGTCTGCACACCAAATAGATTCCCAGTTTCTCATTGGGGACACCTTGATGGTGGCTCCCATCTTGGAGATGGGCAAACGAGAGCgagacatttatatcccagctggCAAATGGCGCAGCCACAAAGGGGAGCTGTTTGAAAAAACTCCCACCCTGGCGGCAGACTATCCCGTCGATTTGGACGAAGTAGCGTATTTCTTCTTTGTTTCCTCAGTAGCCTCAGGGACAGGTAAAGGACTGGGCGACCTCATCTCTGACTCCTTGGGATGA
- the LOC134400075 gene encoding myogenesis-regulating glycosidase-like produces MYTFLPENFTPVKQKPVKELKPMILAVVFGLMLFIAAVVAWCYYVASLRKAERLKTEQMDLRQDGFTIKNQDGETVFEVAFQSGVLDLESCAREGANLTCTRTDKGRVNFFIKIVTPKDTVMCYRVRWEEFVADTVVEHKMFWGDAHWYGGCEMSVQHWPIKLPGYQEPMPFVTSDVYAFRNSFGGILERYWLSSKAAAIKINDSVPFHLGFNATERSLVFQARYKDSPYKPPLGQQPFPELSYRVCIGSDITSIHKYMVRKYFYKPSKIPSTNAFRYPIWSTWALYKNDVDQDKLLRFAEKIKRYEFNCSHIEIDDTYTHAYGDFDFDPVKFPNVTETFKKLREDGFQITLWTHPFVNYNSSNFGVGIERQLFIKEPTGRLPAMVEWWNGIGAILDFTNPAAKDWFQSHLNHLRKTYGISSFKFDAGETSYLPKQFSTFRPLSDPSIWSRRYTEMAIPFYELAEVRVGYQSQNISCFFRIIDRDSVWGYELGLKSLIPTVLTISMLGYPFISADMIGGNFFPNKTDGAVEIPDRELYVRWLGLSAFMPSMQFSIPPWQYDEEVIKIAQRFTRLHLDLVAPLLLELAGEITDTGDPIIRPIWWISPDDDSTHKIDSQFLIGDTLMVAPVLEMGKQERDIYIPAGKWRSYKGELFEKTPTLVTDYPVDLDEVAYFTWVS; encoded by the coding sequence atgtacacatttttgccgGAGAACTTCACTCCGGTGAAGCAAAAACCAGTCAAAGAGTTGAAGCCCATGATTTTGGCTGTCGTGTTTGGCCTCATGTTGTTCATTGCCGCAGTGGTGGCGTGGTGCTACTACGTAGCTTCCCTTCGCAAGGCGGAGCGGCTGAAGACGGAACAGATGGACCTACGGCAAGACGGGTTCACCATCAAGAACCAGGATGGAGAGACGGTTTTCGAGGTGGCCTTCCAGTCGGGTGTCCTGGACTTGGAGTCCTGTGCTAGGGAAGGTGCAAATTTAACCTGCACCAGGACAGACAAAGGGAGAGTCAATTTTTTCATAAAGATTGTCACTCCCAAGGACACTGTAATGTGCTACCGTGTCCGCTGGGAGGAGTTTGTAGCAGACACAGTGGTGGAGCACAAAATGTTCTGGGGGGACGCCCACTGGTATGGGGGCTGTGAAATGAGCGTACAGCACTGGCCAATCAAACTCCCAGGATACCAGGAACCCATGCCGTTTGTGACTAGTGACGTGTATGCTTTCCGGAACAGCTTTGGGGGCATCCTGGAGAGGTACTGGCTCTCCTCCAAAGCAGCCGCCATCAAGATTAATGACTCTGTGCCCTTTCACCTTGGGTTCAATGCCACCGAAAGGTCACTTGTCTTCCAAGCTAGGTATAAAGATTCTCCCTATAAGCCTCCTTTGGGTCAGCAACCTTTCCCGGAGTTGAGTTACCGTGTCTGCATAGGTTCCGATATCACCTCCATCCACAAATATATGGTGCGGAAATATTTCTACAAACCTTCTAAGATACCCTCAACAAATGCCTTCAGATACCCAATCTGGTCAACGTGGGCATTGTACAAGAATGACGTTGATCAGGATAAACTGCTGCGCTTTGCAGAAAAGATTAAAAGGTACGAGTTCAACTGCAGCCATATAGAAATAGACGACACTTACACCCACGCATATGGCGACTTTGACTTTGACCCGGTAAAATTCCCAAATGTGACGGAAACGTTCAAGAAGCTCAGAGAAGATGGGTTCCAGATCACACTCTGGACCCACCCATTTGTGAACTACAATTCGTCAAACTTTGGGGTGGGGATAGAGAGGCAGCTTTTCATTAAGGAGCCAACAGGAAGGCTTCCTGCGATGGTGGAGTGGTGGAATGGCATTGGTGCCATATTGGATTTCACTAACCCAGCGGCCAAGGATTGGTTTCAGAGCCACCTGAATCATCTCCGCAAGACATATGGCATATCGTCCTTCAAGTTTGATGCAGGGGAGACGAGCTACCTTCCCAAACAGTTCAGCACCTTCCGTCCTTTGTCAGATCCCAGTATTTGGTCTCGGCGCTACACGGAAATGGCCATCCCTTTTTACGAGCTGGCTGAGGTCAGAGTTGGCTACCAGTCCCAAAACATCTCTTGCTTCTTCCGGATCATTGACCGGGATTCCGTGTGGGGTTATGAACTTGGGCTAAAGTCCTTGATTCCTACCGTCTTGACTATTAGCATGCTGGGATATCCTTTCATATCGGCAGACATGATAGGTGGAAACTTCTTTCCCAACAAAACGGATGGTGCAGTGGAAATCCCAGACCGTGAACTCTACGTTCGCTGGCTGGGATTGTCGGCCTTCATGCCATCCATGCAGTTCTCCATCCCACCTTGGCAGTATGACGAAGAGGTCATAAAAATTGCCCAGAGGTTCACGAGGCTACATCTGGATTTGGTTGCTCCGCTCTTGTTGGAGTTGGCCGGGGAGATCACCGACACTGGGGACCCCATCATACGCCCCATCTGGTGGATTTCTCCCGACGACGACTCTACGCACAAAATAGATTCCCAGTTTCTCATTGGGGACACCTTGATGGTGGCTCCCGTCTTAGAGATGGGCAAACAAGAGCGAGACATCTATATCCCAGCTGGCAAATGGCGCAGTTACAAAGGAGAGCTGTTTGAAAAAACACCCACCCTGGTGACGGACTATCCCGTCGATTTGGACGAAGTGGCATATTTTACGTGGGTGTCCTAA